The following coding sequences lie in one bacterium genomic window:
- a CDS encoding YqgE/AlgH family protein translates to MSFRSQSKLLIAIFFTGITFAGEVYSAGLSLSDGKFLVATRQLTDPRFMQTVVLLIRYNKEGALGLIINRPTKANVSDALPDLPILKRLKDTLFLGGPVDLSRMFLLL, encoded by the coding sequence GTGAGTTTTAGAAGTCAAAGTAAGCTTCTCATTGCTATATTCTTCACGGGAATAACGTTTGCCGGTGAAGTTTATTCGGCCGGTCTCAGCTTATCGGATGGCAAGTTCCTGGTTGCAACGCGACAGCTGACTGATCCCCGGTTTATGCAAACTGTTGTCCTATTAATTCGATATAACAAAGAAGGAGCGCTCGGTCTGATCATCAATCGCCCGACAAAAGCGAATGTTTCCGATGCACTTCCCGACCTTCCGATCTTGAAACGATTGAAAGATACTTTGTTCTTGGGTGGCCCTGTCGATTTATCCAGAATGTTTTTATTGCTTTT